The Medicago truncatula cultivar Jemalong A17 chromosome 4, MtrunA17r5.0-ANR, whole genome shotgun sequence genome includes a region encoding these proteins:
- the LOC25492807 gene encoding probable amidase At4g34880, translated as MATRTKVCISLMLFAVAFINAIDECSDFTIDESTIEDIQDAFTLNKLTSRQLVDFYLHRIKVLNPILGAVLELNPDARDQADKADCERQEDRDRSLLHGIPVLIKDSIATFDKLNTTAGSYALLGSKVPRDAHVVSKLRDAGAIILGKTSLPEWYGARSTTMPKTWCARGGFALNPYVESKSPCGSSFGSAISVATNMVTVSLGTETDGSIICPADHNSVVGIKPTVGLSSRAGVIPISPRQDTIGPICRTVSDAVHVLDVIVGFDTRDYEATKSAAKFIPSGGYKQFLNKQGLKGKKIGVLRNPFLIPYEGSKVISIFEDHLNLLRERGAKVVENLEVENLSIILDPFQNGEMITFLPEFKLSINKYLQELTYSPVRSLAEIIEFNINNPKLEKTNEYGQDLFIASEMTSGFGKSEIEALKMMDQLSKDGFESLIKKNQLDAVLAIGSDASPMLAIGGYPAITVPAGYDKQGMPFGICFGGLKGTEPKLIEIAYDFEQATRARKPPLA; from the exons atggCAACAAGAACCAAAGTTTGTATTTCTTTGATGTTATTTGCAGTGGCATTTATCAATGCAATAGATGAATGTTCAGATTTTACAATCGATGAATCCACCATAGAAGACATACAAGATGCCTTCACTCTAAACAAACTCACTTCAAGACAACTCGTTGACTTTTACTTGCACAGAATCAAGGTGCTGAATCCAATACTTGGTGCTGTATTGGAACTCAATCCTGACGCACGAGATCAAGCGGACAAGGCTGATTGCGAGAGACAAGAAGATCGTGACCGTTCGTTGCTTCATGGGATACCTGTTTTGATCAAAGACAGTATTGCAACTTTTGACAAACTAAATACAACAGCAGGTTCTTATGCATTGCTTGGATCAAAGGTTCCACGTGATGCACACGTGGTTTCGAAGCTAAGGGATGCTGGTGCCATTATTCTGGGGAAAACTAGTCTCCCAGAGTGGTATGGCGCTCGTTCTACCACCATGCCAAAAACTTGGTGCGCTAGAGGTGGATTTGCATTG AATCCTTATGTGGAGTCTAAGAGTCCATGTGGGTCTAGCTTTGGATCTGCAATTTCAGTGGCAACAAACATGGTTACAGTTTCATTAGGGACAGAAACTGATGGCTCCATTATCTGTCCAGCTGATCACAATTCAGTAGTGGGAATCAAGCCAACTGTTGGACTCAGTAGCAGGGCTGGTGTCATACCAATTTCACCTCGTCAAGATACCATCGG GCCAATTTGCAGGACAGTTTCAGATGCAGTTCATGTGCTTGATGTAATTGTTGGATTTGACACAAGAGATTATGAAGCTACAAAGTCAGCAGCCAAGTTTATACCTTCAGGTGGTTATAAGCAATTCCTCAATAAACAAGGTctcaaaggaaagaaaataggtGTTTTGAGGAATCCATTTTTGATTCCTTATGAGGGATCCAAAGTCATTTCCATCTTTGAGGATCATCTCAATCTGTTGAG AGAAAGAGGTGCAAAAGTTGTGGAAAATTTGGAAGTAGAAAATTTAAGTATCATTCTAGACCCTTTTCAAAATGGTGAAATGATAACCTTTCTTCCAGAATTCAAGTTGTCCATTAACAAATATCTACAGGAGCTCACTTATTCTCCCGTGAGGTCTCTAGCTGAGATTATAGAATTCAACATCAATAACCCTAAATTA GAAAAGACTAATGAATATGGGCAAGATTTATTTATTGCTTCAGAAATGACGAGCGGATTCGGAAAAAGTGAAATTGAGGCACTGAAGATGATGGATCAATTGTCAAAAGATGGGTTTGAGAGTTTGATAAAGAAGAATCAATTGGATGCAGTGTTGGCCATAGGCTCTGATGCTTCTCCAATGTTGGCAATTGGAGGGTATCCAGCAATCACTGTCCCAGCTGGATATGATAAGCAAGGGATGCCATTTGGAATCTGTTTTGGAGGGTTAAAGGGAACTGAGCCGAAACTGATTGAGATTGCTTATGATTTTGAGCAAGCTACCAGGGCAAGGAAGCCACCCCTCGCTTAG
- the LOC25492808 gene encoding eukaryotic translation initiation factor 4B3, with amino-acid sequence MAATVSAWSKPGAWALDSEEHEAELLQQHTTNNVVETKPLAEFPSLAVAAATKPKKKKAQTLSLAEFTAKPVSSYTAQDPVDLPTGPRQRTAEELERDRTKIGGGFRSYGDRDRTRSDESSVSRWGSGSGSRVSEDGRRNGRDRDSSRDSGPSRADEIDNWAAGKKAVVGNGFERRERGGGGGGFFDSQSRADGSDSWVSGKVPSEGRRFGSGGGVGGGGFDRERKVGFGVSGGADSDNWNKKKGEFSVGSERNENVGNGSGGGGRPRLVLQPRTAPVSNENQDAVATNTNGGVVSGNVAKPKGANPFGEARPREQVLAEKGQDWKKIDEQLETMKIKETAVVEGFGKRGFGSGNGRGEDRSERSWRKSSPSDDGRSESAEKVEEEHVEEN; translated from the exons ATGGCGGCTACTGTATCTGCTTGGTCCAAACCAGGTGCATGGGCACTTGATTCCGAAGAACACGAAGCTGAACTTCTTCAACAACACACCACCAACAACGTTGTTGAAACCAAACCACTTGCGGAATTCCCTTCCCTCGCTGTCGCCGCCGCAACAAAACCTAAAAAGAAGAAAGCACAGACCCTAAGTTTGGCTGAGTTCACTGCTAAACCTGTTTCTTCTTATACAGCTCAAGATCCGGTTGATCTTCCCACCGGTCCACGTCAGCGAACCGCTGAGGAACTTGAACGGGACCGGACTAAGATTGGTGGTGGGTTTAGATCTTACGGTGATAGGGACAGGACAAGGAGTGATGAGAGTTCTGTTTCGAGATGGGGTTCTGGTTCGGGTTCTAGGGTTTCTGAGGATGGGAGAAGGAATGGTAGGGATAGAGATTCGAGTCGGGATTCGGGGCCGTCGAGGGCTGATGAAATTGATAATTGGGCTGCTGGGAAGAAGGCTGTTGTTGGGAATGGGTTTGAGAGAAGGGAGAgaggtggaggtggaggtggGTTTTTTGATTCTCAGTCGCGGGCTGATGGATCAGATAGTTGGGTTTCGGGTAAGGTGCCATCGGAGGGACGGAGATTTGGTTCCGGTGGtggtgttggtggtggtgggttTGATAGGGAGAGGAAAGTAGGGTTTGGTGTTAGTGGTGGTGCGGATTCCGATAATTGGAATAAGAAGAAAGGTGAATTCAGTGTTGGAAGTGAGAGAAACGAGAATGTTGGTAACGgcagtggtggtggtggaaggCCTAGGCTTGTTTTGCAACCAAGAACAGCGCCGGTGAGTAATGAAAATCAGGATGCTGTTGCTACTAATACTAATGGTGGTGTTGTTTCTGGGAATGTAGCAAAGCCTAAGGGTGCAAATCCGTTTGGTGAGGCAAGGCCAAGGGAGCAGGTTTTGGCTGAGAAAGGTCAGGATTGGAAGAAGATTGATGAGCAGCTTGAGACCATGAAGATTAAGGAGACTGCAGTGGTTGAAGGATTTGGAAAGAGGGGTTTTGGTTCTGGAAATGGGCGCGGTGAAGATCGATCTGAGAGGAGTTGGAGGAAATCTTCACCATCTGATGATGGTCGTTCTGAAAG TGCTGAGAAAGTGGAGGAGGAACACGTCGAAGAAAACTAA
- the LOC25492809 gene encoding probable magnesium transporter NIPA6 translates to MGVSENYKGLILAVCSSGFIGASFILKKKGLKRAASRGTRAGVGGYTYLLEPLWWVGMVTMITGEAANFVAYIYAPAVLVTPLGALSIIVSSVLAHFLLKERLQKMGVLGCLSCIVGSIVIVIHAPQEHTPNSVQEIWELATQPEFMIYAAATVSVVLALILNFEPRYGQKNMLVYLGICSLMGSLTVMSIKAIGIAIKLTLDGINQIAYPQTWFFVIVATICVVTQLNYLNKALDTFDATIVTPVYYVMFTTLTIVASAIMFKDWSGQDVSSIASEICGFITVLTGTIILHGTKEQEESTRKGTMSWFMSEDSTKCVEDEHLIVINGSDRLEN, encoded by the exons ATGGGAGTTTCAGAGAATTACAAAGGGTTGATACTTGCGGTTTGTTCAAGTGGATTCATTGGTGCTAGTTTCATCTTGAAGAAGAAGGGTCTTAAACGTGCTGCTTCACGCGGTACTCGTGCAG GGGTTGGTGGTTATACCTATCTACTAGAGCCACTTTGGTGGGTTGGCATGGTAACAA TGATTACTGGGGAAGCTGCAAATTTCGTGGCTTATATTTATGCTCCAGCAGTTCTAGTTACTCCTCTTGGCGCGCTCAGCATTATTGTCAG TTCGGTTTTGGCCCACTTCTTGTTGAAGGAAAGGCTTCAGAAGATGGGGGTGTTAGGATGTTTGTCCTGCATTGTGGGATCAATTGTTATTGTCATCCATGCACCACAAGAACACACTCCAAATTCTGTCCAAGAAATATGGGAATTGGCCACTCAACCAG AATTTATGATTTATGCTGCCGCAACGGTTTCCGTAGTTTTGgccttgattttaaattttgaaccTCGTTATGGACAGAAAAATATGCTGGTCTACTTGGGAATCTGTTCATTAATGGGCTCACTTACG GTTATGAGCATTAAGGCCATTGGAATTGCAATAAAGCTTACCCTCGATGGAATAAATCAAATAGCTTATCCTCAGACTTGGTTTTTTGTTATAGTGGCCACGATATGCGTCGTTACACAGTTGAATTACCTTAACAAG GCCCTGGATACATTCGATGCAACCATTGTTACTCCTGTATATTATGTGATGTTCACAACTCTTACTATTGTTGCCAGCGCAATAATGTTTAAG GATTGGTCTGGTCAGGATGTCAGCAGCATAGCTTCTGAGATATGTGGATTCATCACCGTCCTTACGGGAACAATAATTTTGCATGGGACTAAAGAACAAGAAGAATCTACTAGGAAAG GGACCATGTCATGGTTTATGAGTGAAGATTCCACAAAGTGCGTTGAGGATGAACACCTTATTGTTATAAATGGTTCGGATCGTCTTGAAAATTGA
- the LOC25492810 gene encoding endo-1,4-beta-xylanase 5, protein MNIILLMYVIILAGIEAEALSYDYTANIECLTIPQKPQYNGGIIQNPEINDGLQGWTSFGESKIQHRESLGNKYVVAHSRNQPYDSVSQKIHLQKGMYYTLSAWLQVSNGNVPVTAVVKTNEGFKFCGVIFAESNCWSMLKGGFIADTSGEAELYFESNNTYVEIWIDSVSLQPFTEQQWKSHQDQSIEKERKRKVLVQALDEQGHPLPNASIYITLNKPKFPFGSAINSNIINNRAYQDWFSSRFTVTTFENEMKWYTNEYAPGKDNYFQADQMLQFAKSHNITVRGHNIFNDDPKYQPKWVYSLSPNQLNLAVQKRMNSVVGRYKGQVIGWDVVNENLHFSFFEGKLGQDFSAKAFNKVHNIDPQTTLFINEFNTIEDSRDGLSSPSNYIQKIKQIQSVNRQLPLGIGLESHFSSLPLNFPYMRASIDTLTASRLPIWITELDVASQPNQVQYLEQALREAHSHPGVQGIVMWTAWTPQGCYKMCLTDNNFKNLPTGDVVDKLISEWGKAQVLGTTDQNGLLELSLFHGDYKIQINHPIKKNYSIIHHMQVLPKEDYSNKTTQLIQLLV, encoded by the exons ATGAATATCATCCTTCTGATGTATGTCATCATACTCGCAG GTATTGAAGCTGAGGCATTATCTTATGATTACACTGCGAACATTGAA TGTTTGACAATCCCACAGAAGCCTCAGTACAATGGAGGAATAATTCAAAACCCAGAAATAAATGATGGACTACAGGGATGGACATCATTTGGGGAATCAAAAATACAACATAGAGAATCATTAGGTAACAAATATGTGGTAGCTCATAGCAGAAATCAACCATATGATAGTGTCTCCCAAAAGATTCACCTTCAAAAGGGGATGTATTATACTTTATCTG CTTGGTTACAAGTGAGTAATGGAAATGTTCCTGTAACAGCAGTAGTTAAAACAAATGAAGGATTTAAATTTTGTGGTGTCATTTTTGCGGAATCTAACTGTTGGTCTATGCTTAAGGGTGGTTTCATAGCAGATACATCAGGGGAAGCTGAGCTCTACTTTGAG AGTAATAATACTTATGTGGAAATTTGGATAGACAGTGTATCCTTACAACCATTCACAGAACAACAATGGAAGTCGCATCAAGATCAAAGCATTGAAAAG GAACGAAAGAGAAAGGTATTAGTCCAAGCACTAGACGAACAAGGACACCCTTTACCAAATGCGAGCATATATATTACATTGAATAAACCAAAGTTTCCATTTGGAAGTGCAATAAATAGTAACATTATTAACAACCGTGCGTATCAAGATTGGTTCTCATCTAGGTTCACAGTTAcaacatttgaaaatgaaatgaaatggtacACAAATGAATACGCACCAGGAAAAGATAACTATTTCCAAGCTGATCAAATGCTACAGTTTGCAAAATCACACAATATTACTGTTCGAGGACACAATATATTTAATGATGATCCTAAGTATCAACCAAAATGGGTTTATTCACTCTCCCCAAACCAGCTTAATTTAGCAGTCCAAAAAAGAATGAATTCCGTTGTGGGAAGATACAAGGGCCAAGTTATTGGTTGGGATGTTGTTAATGAAAATCTCCATTTCTCATTCTTTGAAGGTAAACTTGGACAAGATTTTTCAGCCAAAGCATTTAACAAGGTTCATAATATTGATCCACAAACGACCTTATTTATTAATGAGTTTAACACAATTGAGGATAGTAGAGATGGTTTATCATCTCCATCAAATTACATCcagaaaatcaaacaaattcaaAGTGTGAATAGGCAATTGCCGCTTGGAATTGGTCTGGAGTCTCATTTCTCTTCTCTCCCTCTCAACTTTCCTTACATGAGAGCTTCCATTGATACCCTTACTGCTTCTCGTTTGCCAATATGGATTACAGAATTAGATGTTGCAAGCCAACCTAATCAG GTACAATACTTGGAGCAAGCTCTTAGAGAGGCACACTCTCACCCAGGGGTTCAAGGTATTGTAATGTGGACAGCATGGACACCGCAGGGTTGCTATAAGATGTGTTTGACAGAtaacaatttcaaaaatttaCCAACAGGGGATGTTGTTGACAAACTAATATCTGAGTGGGGGAAAGCACAAGTTTTAGGGACGACAGACCAAAATGGACTACTTGAGTTGTCCCTTTTTCATGGAGAttacaaaatacaaattaatcACCCTATCAAGAAGAATTACTCTATCATTCATCACATGCAAGTGCTTCCAAAAGAAGATTATTCCaataaaacaacacaattgATACAACTTCTTGTTTAG